The following proteins are encoded in a genomic region of Mustela erminea isolate mMusErm1 chromosome 3, mMusErm1.Pri, whole genome shotgun sequence:
- the FNDC9 gene encoding fibronectin type III domain-containing protein 9: MNNVSVGGDSGITQTVAREASEQRRGEGSVPSALVHSVPASAGCVLTRSTASIRIRMNIEVGNVSHTGAIISWSSSEPCLEDYYHIMYRPNWNSIFSGYLRYSFHHEEKVPRTISSVVLEHLAPSTLYFLCISCKKAAFPYRHYCTMFHTLDKSPLAAGSSLVDPQISLWVLMAILLACFTAVLAFICLQFWCIRCHEPRWSYRAGHMEEANGLVRWPEEAPALGQREEDLQGLPLVEMPRKNSGAEAEPDAEGEANQEDGADEDAANQDVPDVGALLQGGGGDHAAMLPHFKE; encoded by the exons ATGAATAATGTGAGCGTTGGGGGCGACAGTGGGATTACTCAGACAGTGGCGAGAGAGGCATcagagcagaggaggggagaaggctCCGTCCCGTCAGCTTTGGTCCACTCTGTCCCTGCCTCTGCAGGCTGCGTTCTAACCAGATCCACCGCGAGCATCAG AATCAGGATGAACATCGAGGTTGGGAACGTTTCTCACACAGGAGCCATCATTTCCTGGTCATCCTCGGAGCCCTGTCTGGAGGACTATTACCATATTATGTATAGGCCCAACTGGAATAGCATCTTCTCCGGCTATCTTCGCTACAGCTTCCACCACGAGGAGAAGGTGCCTCGAACCATCAGCTCCGTGGTGCTGGAACACCTCGCCCCTTCCACTCTCTACTTCCTCTGCATCAGCTGCAAGAAGGCTGCCTTCCCCTATAGGCACTACTGCACCATGTTCCATACCCTGGATAAGAGTCCGCTGGCAGCTGGGAGCTCGCTGGTGGACCCCCAGATCTCCCTGTGGGTGTTGATGGCCATTCTGCTGGCCTGCTTCACAGCCGTCTTAGCTTTCATCTGTCTCCAGTTCTGGTGCATCCGTTGCCATGAGCCTCGATGGTCTTACAGAGCCGGCCACATGGAGGAAGCCAATGGGTTGGTGAGATGGCCAGAGGAGGCCCCCGCCcttgggcagagagaggaagacctGCAGGGCCTCCCCCTGGTGGAAATGCCGCGCAAGAACTCCGGAGCAGAAGCAGAACCAGATGCCGAAGGGGAAGCCAACCAGGAAGACGGGGCTGATGAGGATGCCGCCAATCAGGATGTCCCCGACGTGGGGGCCTTACTGCAGGGTGGTGGGGGCGATCATGCTGCCATGCTGCCTCATTTTAAGGAATGA